CAGTCGATCGAAAAAGTAGTCGCCATCGAAGGTGTCGGCGCGGTGCTGAAACCCGTGCTCGATCAACTGGTCGCCAAGCTCGAAAAGGGTAGCGCAGCCCTGTCTGCCCCTGTTCCTACGCCCACGCCAGCACCAACTGTCGAGCCAGCGAAGTAGCTTGCTGTTCAATGCAAGTCAGAAATCAACCTGGAAATCGGCCCGGAATCGCCCCAGCCACGCCACGCAGCCCCGCTGAAGACGCCAGCTGCTCTTGACCTGAATGGCAGCTTCGCTATTCTCCGCGGCACTTGTCGTGATCCGGGCGTTGGCTTTCGCTGCGCCCGGCTGTTTTTGCCCCGTTACCTGGGCAAGCCAAATGCTTCGTCGGGCCGCCATGCTGTTGTGCCTCACGCTGCTGGTCGGGTGCCAAAACGCACCTGGGCAGTTCAGTCTGTACGCGCCGTTTGGGCCCGCCGTGGTGCCACAACCGGCTCTCTCCCGCGCGAATTCAACTCCCTACTACACGCCCCCTAGCACCCCGTTTGGCGCTGGCTCTACGCCCGCAACCGCTTCCGGGCCCAACGACAATAAACTCTCGCATTACGATCCCCATACGGGCATCCTGGTCCCTGGCAACTTCACACCCCCGGCGATTGCCGCCCGGTCGAGCGACGCCTGGAGCGACAGCACTTCACTGGCTGGTTCGCCACCTCGATTGCGCTCCAGCAACGAAGAAGCAATTCGAGTGGTCGATGCCGATACTTCGCCCCGCGGTTTGACCAGCGCGATTAGCTCTGGCTTTACAGAGGCGACGAACGGCCGCTCTTCAAGCGTGAAGTTTCAGGCCTCACCCCCGAGTGGCGTCGTCCGCACCGGCTCGGCCTTATTGCCGCCGCCGGAGAACCCCATTTCGATTGCTGCTGTGCCAAAGCCAGCTGCGACAACCACGACCGCGCCGACTGTGATTCCCACCACGCGTAGCCCGGCGAGTACGAACCCCATCTTCAGCACGCCAGTACCCGGCTTCCTCGCGCCGCCCCCTTCCGCGCTACCAGCCACGGGTCAGCCAGCGCAGCCCACGATCATTCCCGCTAAGCCCGCCGATGGGCGCAAGCTTTCGCTGTGGGATGATCCTGGTGATGGCTCGCGCGTGATGCCTGCGGCCCATGTCGAGAACGCTGAACCGGCTTCCGCAGCGGCCGGCAGTTGGCGTGCAAGGTAGTCCACACTGCTGAGTCTGTGCGGGAATGTCAATGAGAGACATTCCCGAAGCGCTTAGCGCTGGATTACGTCTTGCTCCAGTCGCGGCGTTGGCGACTGCTAGGAATCGACATCTTTTGGCGATACTTCGTGACGGTGCGGCGGGCCACTTCGAGCCCTTGCTTCTTTAGCTCGTTGACGATTTCGTCATCGCTGAGCGGGCTGGACTTATCTTCCTTGTCGATGATTTCCTGCAGACGAATGCGAATGATGTCCCAGGCGACGTCTTCGCCCCCATCGGTGTGCGTACCACCGACAAAGAACCGCCGCAGCGGGTAAATGCCGCGGGGTGTTTGAATGTATTTGTCGTCCACAGCCCGGCTGACCGTCGTCACGTGTACGCCAACCTTATCGGCAATCTGCTGCATCTTGAGCGGATGAATGTGCTCGGGCCCATCTTCGAGAAACGCCGTTTGGTGTTCGACGATGGCCTGCGCGACTTTCGTCAGCGTGTTGCGCCGCTGCTCGATCGATTCGATGAGCCACTGCGCGGCTTGCACCTTGCGCTTGATGTATTCGCGCTCTTCGGGAGTCGCCTCACCGCTGGCTAGTCGCTCGCGATAGTGCTTGCTGATGAACAACTGCGGAGTCCGGCTCTCTTCGACAATGACTTGCCACTTGCCACCTTCGCCCCGCTGTACCTCCACATCCGGCTCAACTGCCGGCGTATGGACTTCGGAGAACTGGGCGGCCGGCTTGGGGTTGAGCTTGCGCAGTTCTTCCCAGGCTTCTTTGATGCGGTCGATGCTGTAGCCAGTCGCTTTGGTGATCTGCGGCAGGCGATTATCTCGCAGGTCTTCCAAGTGATTGCTGATCAGTGTTTTTTGTTCGTCGTACAGATCCACTTCGGGCTTCAATTGCAGTAGCAAGCACTCGCGCAAGTCGCGGGCACCAACGCCGGGCGGATCGAGCGATTGAACCAGTGTCAGTGCTTGCTCGGCCAGTTGCAGATCGTCGGGTGAGGCATCGGCGGGAAGCAAATCTCGCAGGCTGCTGCGCAGATAGCCGCCATCTTTGGCATCGAGGGCAGAGATAATCCGCTCGGCCATCGCCATGGTCTTGGCGTCGATATCGAGCTCGCCCAGTTGATGCATCAAATAGTCTTGCAGCGATTCGGGCCGCTCGGCGACGTTCGAAATGGTGTCGTGGGCGCGGTCGGAGTCTTCGTCCATCCGATTCGCGCTGCGGCGAGTTGTTTCGTCGAAATAATCGGGCACATCGCGATCGAGTTGCAGCAAACGCTCGAAGTCGTCGGCATTGTTATGGGCTTCGTCGACGACCAGTGGCTTGTCTTCAATGCTCCGTTCGTTCGGCCCATCCAGGTCGGATTGTTCTTCCGGCAAAGTGGGGTCGCGTTCTTGCAGTTCAAGCAGTGGGTTTTCGCCCAGTTCCTGCTCGATCCGTTCTTGGAGCGCTTGCAGCGGCAACTGCAGAATCTCCATCGACTGGATCATCCGCGGCGCGAGAATCTGCTTTTGCAGCTGCCGAGCTTCTAGGCCAAATGAAAGTCGCATGATTGTTGGGTTTGCCTAACGGTTTGAACTCAATCTCGTCATCGAACTACAGACGCTGTCGGCCCGCGAGGGCATCGGCCAGAATCTCTTTGTTCGTGTATTCCAAAATGCTGCCCGTCGTAATACCCCGGGCCAGGCGGGTCATGCTCACCGGAAACTCGGCAAGCAAGTTCGAAATGTGCAAGGCCGTGCCGTCACCTTCCACGGTCGGGTTGGTCGCCATCACAATCTCTTGGAACTCACCCTGTCGCACGCGCTGCACCAATTGCTGCAGCGTGAGTTGATCGGGTCCGATGCCATCGAGCGGAGCGATCCGCCCAAGCAGCACGTGATAGAGGCCGCGAAAGACGCCGGCCTGCTCGAGCGCCATCAGGTCGCGCGGTTGTTCGACCACGCACAATTGAGTGCGATCGCGCCGCGGGTCCGCACAAATGCTGCACAACTCGGCTTCGGCCAGGTTGAAGCAACTGGAACAATAGTGGACGTTCTCGCGCACGTTGCGAATGGCGTCGGCCAGCCCCAGGGCTTCGGTCTTGGGAACTCGCAGAATGTGATACGCCAAGCGTTCAGCCGATTTGCGGCCGATGCCGGGGAGTTTCGCAAACTCCTCGATCACTTTGCTGACGGAATCCGAGACTTGAGCCATACGGGCAGTAACGCGCAATCAGGATGCTGAAGGTGGTAAGTGAACTCTCGTGGAGAAGACTGACATACTGCCGCTGTCAGGCTTCCCTCAGGTTGAGAGTTGCTATTCAGCGGTGGGAGCAACGACGACGTCGGTGGCTCCCTCGGTGGCGTCATCGGCCGAGACCGGCGGATCGATCACATTGACGATCTCAGCCTCGAACGAGACGATGGCCTGCTGCACGAGCAAGTTCCGTTCCACTTCTCGAATTCGCTGCCGGCGGCGAATGGCCGTCTGCGGCGGACGAGGAGCAGCCACAACGGTTTGCGGCTCATCAGGCAGGAGTTGGAACTCCACGCGGATCGGGCGGCCCATGAGTTCGGTAAGTCCTTGCTCAAGCCGCTGGCGACGCTCGGGGCGTTCGCAGGTCTCCTTGGCATGAGTATACGCTTTTCTAAAGCGGGCTACCAGCTGATTTGGCCCAGAAGTTGCAACCGACTCCGCCCGCGAGGCGTAATCAGACGTCATATCTTGAATCTGGCTAAGGACTTGTCGCCAAGCAGAAAGTGCCATTTGGTCATCCCAAGGAACCTCGTCCTGGGGTGCTGCGGGCTCATCATTTAGGGGCTCAGCGACGTCGGTCGTTTTTTTTTGATCGACGGCGGGCTGCGGAGGCGGAACTGGCGGCTGAGGAGCCGGAGTAGGCCGAGCTTGGTTCATTGGCGGTCCGCTTGGCTGCGAATCGCGCGCCACAGGAGCTAAACTTTGTGCCGGCCGAGCTACGGCCGGGGCCGTCGGCAGCGAAATTGGGCCACCACTTTGGAGCTGGGCAATTAAGGCCGGCAGCGACTGCAACTGCTGGAGATTGGCAATTCTTACCAAAGCCAATTCGACCAGCGTCCGCGTCTGCGTGCTCTGCTTCATGCGGACGAGGGCCTGATCCAAGACCTGTGCTGCGGCGAGCACGGTTTCCAGCCCCAATTGATCGCCCAATTGCCGCAGCTCGTCAGCATCCGTCGCTTCCGTCGACAGCAGCAAATCGGTGGAGCAGCCCAAATGCACGGCCATCGCGTCGCGCAAGTAGCCGAGCAACTGCTCCGCGAGTTGCCCCGCGTCGACACCTTGCCGCAGCGCTTCATCCAACAGGCCGAGTGCAGTGGCCGCATCATGATCGGCCAAAGCGCGACTAATTGCTGCTAGTCGACCGGACTGCGCCGTTCCGAGCAGGCGATGCACATCGGCTGCGAGCAACTGTTTGCCACTGAACGAGAGCAGTTGTTCGAGCAGCGACTGGCTATCGCGCATCGAACCATTCGCGCGGCGAGCCAGAATCTGGAGCGCTTGCGGCTCGACGGTCACCCCTTCCAGATTGCAAATATGCTGCAGCCGATCGACGATCGCCTGCGCTTGCAACGGCGCAAAATCAAACCGCTGACAACGCGACAAAACAGTGATGGGGATCTTGTCTGCTTCGGTCGTGCAGAAGATAAACTTCACGTGCTCGGGCGGCTCTTCCAACGTTTTCAGCAGGGCATTGAAGGCCTGCGTCGTGAGCATGTGGACTTCGTCGATGATGTAAATCTTGTATCGCGCCCGGCTAGGACGGACGTTCACGTTCGATCGGAGCTGACGGATTTCGTCGATACCGCGATTGCTCGCGCCGTCGATTTCGAGCACGTCGACATCGCTGCCCGCGGCAATTCCCTGGCAGATATCGCACTCGCCGCAAGGCTCCGTCGTGGGCCCGCGCACACAGTTCAGCGCCTTCGCAAAGATGCGCGCCGTGCTCGTCTTGCCCACTCCGCGAGCGCCGGTGAACAGGTAGGCATGCCCGACTCGATTCGTGTGGATGGCCGTGCCGAGCGCCTGCGAAACCTGGGGCTGACCGACCAGTTGTTGAAAGTCTTGCGGGCGATAACGGCGGGCCACGACAACATAATTGCCGGTGGTCATCGCTTCGGGTGCTGAATCATCCGCGGGATGATTGCCGGTAAGAAGGGCCATGAGTAGGGCGCAGGCGATTCGAAAAACCTGCCTCCGCCAGCGTTACGTGACCAGAGAATGCGGGCCGCTGCCAAAAAGAGGCCCCCGCACAAGAGTACATCGCTTATGGCTGCTCCGATTAAGGCCTGACCAGGTTCACGTTTCCCCCTCGCGAGGGCCACTTTCGAGCAGTGGCCGCGGTCGATTGCTCGACAGTTACGTTGTAGGTGATTCCCCGCCAGTCGTCAAACCGGGGAAGCTGGCCCGAATGGCAGCCTAGGCGAACGTTGTCAGCAGCCAGTAGGAACTGCCACCGATCAGGGCCGCGCAGGGGAGCGTGAGAACCCACGAGAGGAGAATGCCGGAGACAACCTTGTAGTCAGCTTGGCCGGTCGTCACGCCGATGCCGAACAGGGCACCGACGGAAACATGGGTCGTCGAAACAGGCAGGCCAAACAGGCTGGCGCAGATCACGAGCATCCCCGTTGCCAGGTTCGCCGAAAATCCCTGACCATGATTCATGGCGGTAATCTTGTGGCTCATTGTTTCGGCGATTCGCGCGGAGTGTATCAGCCCGCCGATAGCCATCGCGACTGCGACGACGATCATGCTGGTGTGACCGCCTAGGAAAGAAACGATCGCCAGCAGGGCTGCGATCTTCGGCGTGTCGTTCAATCCGCGGGCGAAGCTCACGACACCCGCACTGATAAAGTGAGCGGTGTCCATCAACTGCTGGCAATTCACCCCGCTGAAGGTGCCGGCATAGCGCTCGATGCAAACTCCCTGTTCTGCGACGGTGACGGTCAGCGAGCCCGCGGCCGGAGTTGACGTCATGCCGTCCGTAGCGGGCTGAATCACGTGCAATTCATTTCCCACGCAAACGCAGGTTTGCTTCGAGATTCGCAGTCCCAAGCGAGCCCAATGAAAGACGGCGTAGAGCAGGCCGCCCAGCACGCACGCCATGAGCGGACTGAGCAGCAGTGGCAACATGAAGGCGGTTCCCAGTACGCCTAGCTGCACCTGACTGCCAGCTGCGACTAGTCCGCTGCCAACCATCGCACCCGTCAGACCGTGGGTGGTGGAAATTGGAAAGCCAAACCGCGTCGCCAGAATCACGGTGCAGCCGGCGCCCAGTGCCACCGAGAGGAGGAAATACTCGGAGCCGACAAGTTCGTCCGGCACCAGTCCTTTGCCTTTGAACTTGCTCAGCAGGGCGCTCGCGAGAAAGATCGAGCAGAGCGAGCCAGCTGCGGTGGTGATCGTCGCCCAAGTGAGTGCCGTGCGATAGCTGGTCGTGCGGCTGCCGTAAAGCGATGCAACCCCTTTGAAGTTGTCGTTTGCGCCGTTCGAGTACGCCAGGAAGGCGACGGCAGCGATCAGCAGTAAGGTAATGAACATGGCAACGGGCCGGGCGAGAGGAATTCGAGGGCAGGAGAATAGTGTAAATCACTCGTTTGGCAATTGCGACCGCTTGCGAAGAAACTCGTTGTTGGGAACCATTAGAGCTTCTCCCGGTTTTTGCCCGTGCGAATTCTATACGACACTTCACTGAAAGCCCGTCATGCTCCCGCCGATCACCAGCTTGCAGAATCCGCGTGTGAAGCAAGCAGTACGGTTGCGCGATCGCTCGGGGCGCGACGATCAAGGACTGATCATCATCGACGGCCCGCGCGAGATCGAACGAGCTCTCGCCGCAGGTGTGCGACTGCGAGAACTATTCATCCAGGCCGACATACTGCCTCCCGATGTGGAGCAACAGTTGGCCCATCAGGCGCGGGCCTGCGATGCCGACGTGCTCGATGTGACCTCGGCCGTCATGGAAAAGATTTCGTTCGGCGATCGCAAGGCGGGCGTTGTCGCGACCGCAGAGCCGCCGACACCGACGATGGCCGACTTGCAAGCCAAGTTAGCCAAACTGAAGAAGCCGCCACTGATCCTGGTCCTCGAAGCGGTCGAAAAGCCCGGCAATCTTGGGGCGGTTCTGCGCACCGCCGATGCTGCCGGCATCAACGGGCTGATTGTTTGCGATGGCCGGACGGATTTGTATAACCCGAACGCGATTCGC
Above is a window of Anatilimnocola aggregata DNA encoding:
- a CDS encoding inorganic phosphate transporter yields the protein MFITLLLIAAVAFLAYSNGANDNFKGVASLYGSRTTSYRTALTWATITTAAGSLCSIFLASALLSKFKGKGLVPDELVGSEYFLLSVALGAGCTVILATRFGFPISTTHGLTGAMVGSGLVAAGSQVQLGVLGTAFMLPLLLSPLMACVLGGLLYAVFHWARLGLRISKQTCVCVGNELHVIQPATDGMTSTPAAGSLTVTVAEQGVCIERYAGTFSGVNCQQLMDTAHFISAGVVSFARGLNDTPKIAALLAIVSFLGGHTSMIVVAVAMAIGGLIHSARIAETMSHKITAMNHGQGFSANLATGMLVICASLFGLPVSTTHVSVGALFGIGVTTGQADYKVVSGILLSWVLTLPCAALIGGSSYWLLTTFA
- a CDS encoding TrmH family RNA methyltransferase, whose protein sequence is MLPPITSLQNPRVKQAVRLRDRSGRDDQGLIIIDGPREIERALAAGVRLRELFIQADILPPDVEQQLAHQARACDADVLDVTSAVMEKISFGDRKAGVVATAEPPTPTMADLQAKLAKLKKPPLILVLEAVEKPGNLGAVLRTADAAGINGLIVCDGRTDLYNPNAIRASLGAIFTVPLATASAPETIAFLQQQKMSIFTARVDGAVNYTAVDYRPASAIVLGSEMAGLTSAWQATNMQAIRLPMLGQVDSLNVSVTAAIVCYEALRQRSA
- the dnaX gene encoding DNA polymerase III subunit gamma/tau, translated to MALLTGNHPADDSAPEAMTTGNYVVVARRYRPQDFQQLVGQPQVSQALGTAIHTNRVGHAYLFTGARGVGKTSTARIFAKALNCVRGPTTEPCGECDICQGIAAGSDVDVLEIDGASNRGIDEIRQLRSNVNVRPSRARYKIYIIDEVHMLTTQAFNALLKTLEEPPEHVKFIFCTTEADKIPITVLSRCQRFDFAPLQAQAIVDRLQHICNLEGVTVEPQALQILARRANGSMRDSQSLLEQLLSFSGKQLLAADVHRLLGTAQSGRLAAISRALADHDAATALGLLDEALRQGVDAGQLAEQLLGYLRDAMAVHLGCSTDLLLSTEATDADELRQLGDQLGLETVLAAAQVLDQALVRMKQSTQTRTLVELALVRIANLQQLQSLPALIAQLQSGGPISLPTAPAVARPAQSLAPVARDSQPSGPPMNQARPTPAPQPPVPPPQPAVDQKKTTDVAEPLNDEPAAPQDEVPWDDQMALSAWRQVLSQIQDMTSDYASRAESVATSGPNQLVARFRKAYTHAKETCERPERRQRLEQGLTELMGRPIRVEFQLLPDEPQTVVAAPRPPQTAIRRRQRIREVERNLLVQQAIVSFEAEIVNVIDPPVSADDATEGATDVVVAPTAE
- the rpoN gene encoding RNA polymerase factor sigma-54; amino-acid sequence: MRLSFGLEARQLQKQILAPRMIQSMEILQLPLQALQERIEQELGENPLLELQERDPTLPEEQSDLDGPNERSIEDKPLVVDEAHNNADDFERLLQLDRDVPDYFDETTRRSANRMDEDSDRAHDTISNVAERPESLQDYLMHQLGELDIDAKTMAMAERIISALDAKDGGYLRSSLRDLLPADASPDDLQLAEQALTLVQSLDPPGVGARDLRECLLLQLKPEVDLYDEQKTLISNHLEDLRDNRLPQITKATGYSIDRIKEAWEELRKLNPKPAAQFSEVHTPAVEPDVEVQRGEGGKWQVIVEESRTPQLFISKHYRERLASGEATPEEREYIKRKVQAAQWLIESIEQRRNTLTKVAQAIVEHQTAFLEDGPEHIHPLKMQQIADKVGVHVTTVSRAVDDKYIQTPRGIYPLRRFFVGGTHTDGGEDVAWDIIRIRLQEIIDKEDKSSPLSDDEIVNELKKQGLEVARRTVTKYRQKMSIPSSRQRRDWSKT
- the recR gene encoding recombination mediator RecR, whose product is MAQVSDSVSKVIEEFAKLPGIGRKSAERLAYHILRVPKTEALGLADAIRNVRENVHYCSSCFNLAEAELCSICADPRRDRTQLCVVEQPRDLMALEQAGVFRGLYHVLLGRIAPLDGIGPDQLTLQQLVQRVRQGEFQEIVMATNPTVEGDGTALHISNLLAEFPVSMTRLARGITTGSILEYTNKEILADALAGRQRL